The Rosa chinensis cultivar Old Blush chromosome 7, RchiOBHm-V2, whole genome shotgun sequence DNA segment CAGCAGTGGGTGGTGCTGCTTCAATATCTGCCAAGGACGCGTAACCAAGATGGGTGGCAGCCCATCGCAGAAATGCCCGAAGATCCTGCTTACTAATGCTTCCAATTGGATTTATATCTGCTGAGCTGCAGTCATACTGTGCAGGAGAAAAATGAGTACTTTGACATAAAGTAGTAGGCATATCAAGATAGTTACGATAAGATCAACTGTGTGCAACCATCTATTACCATACTACACAGAGctgcaaaaagaaaaacaccaGAAAACATGCATTTGTAAAAATCAAACAGTACCTTAGTGAGGTAACCCCGCAATCCTTCATCCACATTGGAACTGCCCAGAACAAGATAAAACCCAGGTTTGTTATGAACCCAAGGTAGAAGTGATGCAAACATAAAAGCCAGAACCATTCGGATTCGTGCTTGAATGTTTTGCAAACCTAAGTTCTCAGCATTAGATCCTCCATCTATCTGTCAACCAAAAACCACATTGATGAATCATGTATAGCATTATGATCCCAATAGAGCCACACAAGGAGGAAAAGAGGGGGAGGAGGGGTTGAAGGTAGATAACTTTACCTTATATCGTGGTCGTTTTCCTGTCACTGCTTGAAACAGCGTCAGAAGTGCAGAAATAACACCATCTATACTGATATCAAGATGCCATGCGCCAATTTCATCTGCTAGAACCTTTGCCCGTGATTTTGTCGATTCGGAACTGCAGTAAAACCCAGTTACTGAATTACTTCAGATCATATTATGAGAATTAATCTGCAGGAGAATCTACTGCTCCTGCAGCTAAACATTATTTAGTTGTTAATAATTGGTTTCAGGTGTCGTTCTTCTAAAAATCATTCCATAAATTACATTGGTAAAGTATTTGATGCATTTCCAAATCTATTTCCTAAATTGTCATTTGTACTAATACCATCCAAGATATTAAAGGTTTTCTTCAGTATAATGTCACCTACCGGTGAAACTAACTAATCTATtgcaattagcaacaacaaaagaatcagcACTTAAAATTTCCTTGTTGTCTGCTCTAAGAGTACAGTTGGAACAACACAGCGTGtaaggaaaacaaaatcacACAATGCACAAGCGGAAATATTTTTGGGTACCTGTTTTCAGATCCCATGAAAACAGTGTAAAATACGCGTCTTGCAAATTCTCTGCTGTCAGTAGGATACTGCCCATCAGTGTACTGTCCAATTCGTATGGCATCAGCTTTGACTTGTTCATCCCCATTCGCAATATCTGCATGCAAGAGTACATCACTAATAATGACATTCAGACACTTCAGAATAGGATAACACTATCAAGAGAGATGTTTCTTTTGCCTACAGATACAGTTCCAAAGGAGAGACTGTCAGGTACATCCTTGTTAACTTTCCCAATACCTCTATGTTCACTATCCTAAACATGAGACCCTTGTTTTAGACTTTATGCAAAAAGCTTGCTCAGGTTAACTTGAAAATGGTATGGTTCTAATATGGAATATGTAAACTCTATCACGAGTGAGCATGCAAGGCTAATGATCAATGTATTATACGTTTCACATATGGTAATAATCCATGCATCATGCAGCCCACAAGTCAATGGcacaaaaaataaatgaaacaaaTGGTAAATAGAGAAGTTTAGAAAAACTAACCTTTTACCACAAGCTGACACATGCAGCCAACTATAGCAGCCACAGACGAGCTATCTGCTCCACCAGAAAGGGGTAGCAGAAACCCAGAAGCTCCACTTCTTCTTAAATAGTCCCATAACCAACAAGCAGGACCAAAGGCTATTTCCTCTTCAGGAGAGTGATACTTAATCTGCAGATCAtaggttatattcaattaatatATGTTAGTGCTTGTCAGTTAAAACCATAGATTGGTCCATGTTGTCAAAACAACATGGGTTAACCAGATAATAAATATTTTCCACGTGAAGTTAAACTCTTCCCAGTAACCAAGTTAAGGAGTATCACTTGTGTTGTATTGTGTCAGTCGGATTATAACAGAAACTAAAGGAAtgagtaccaaaaaaaaaaaaaaactatttaaaGGAAACCTCCTGATGAATGAAGACCGGAAAATCAAGGCCTTTCTACAACTTTATAATAAATCAGTAAATACTGACCCCAGCTACTTTAATTGGTCCTGCTAGAACTGGAACTAACCTTAAGTGGACTTGAAAGGCACATTTTCAGATTAAAAGACTGACAAAGGTTGTATGGTGCCTGCACCGAAGGAACCCTGTTTTTGCAGCTTGCTTGCTCTTGGAAGCTACTTATAGATCCTCTTAGACTAGCAACCTGCCATTATTtgttgaaccaaaaaaaaaaaaaaagtgagaatTCTTGAAGTCAAATCAATAGGAATAGGTACATCTATTACAAACTGAGTAACCTTGCATGTATAATTGGACAGGTTGTTATTTTTTGGTACAAAATACATTGCAACTTAAATCAGCCTCTAGCAAACATGTAAAAAGAAATACACCCCTGTACATAGGAGCAGTGGGAAGAAAAGTGCATACCGCTTCTAAATCAATTTGGGCTATCACAACCTCGACATCGTTCAAAGAAAACTGCGAGCCTTGAGCAACAAGATCTCCATTAACAACAACAGAAGCACATCCATCTGGTACAGATAACCATAGGTCAATGAACAACACCTTAATCAACAGATAGCAATAAGTTCAATACAAAGAATTCTCCAAGAAGTTTCCAGAAGAGAGCCAAAAGTACCATCAAGGAAATGGTAAGGTGCCCTCAATTTAAAATGTGCTACCACCTATTGAGAGATCTTCACATACCATAGTAAAGGCGCCCACCATCACACCCTTGTTGGTTGCTGTATATGTACACCCCTCCACGTGTGTGAGTAGCACCTATAAAAGCACGAAGACGAATATCAAGCTTTCTTAGTTGGTGATGACTTCCACTTGCATTCAGAAACACTTCAACCCCATTCAATGCAAGCTCAGCATGAGGAGGAACGGGAGTAAAAAGCTCTTCACAAACTTCAGCCGCAACAGCTCTATTAAGGAAACAATGCTTTCATTTAGAGTTCCAACAACCATCATCTTAGGAGTGAAAGACTCAATAACTGAATATAGCTAATATCCTATGCAGACATGAATGATGCTCACGGAACCGAAAAAACAATGACACACAACAGTCTCAACCTAACTAACAGCAAAACAAATGGAGCTAACATTAACACTTACGTGTCCCGAAACTGAATGAATCCATAACCAAAAGGCACCGATTCCTGTGACAAAGCCTTGGAAACATCCCCCGGCAGCTGAAACTCGACAAGTTGGTCATTCTGTTTCCATGCTGTAAACCACCTAAGCTCCCTGTAATTCCCATCGTTCGCAAGCCACATCTTTGGCCGAATCATAATAATCTTTCTATTCATACAAAGAATCTGACAATTGTAACGCTCCGACCCTTTGATCACAGGCATCCCAAAACTACATAATATCCCATCAGTCCAATCCCCCACTAACAGCTCCTTCAAACACTCCCACCTGCAAAAACCACATTCCTTAAAACACTACCACTATCAATATCTCAACATCTCCACACTCACAATTTCGAAAGATAACAACTTCCTAGTTCCTACTATCTCAACAACATCATCCAATAAAACAcctgaaaatccaaaaacacacagaaagaaaaggaaaaggaaacaaaaaaaaaaacaagaaccaAATTGAACTTACGCATGAGTGACAGTATCAAGCTCCAGGAAATGGTCTTCACAGCCATAGCCAGTAATCTCAAGCTCAGGCCCGAGCCGAATCACAGCTCCGGCCTCCTTGGCCTTAGCTATGGACTCCTTGATGTTCTTGATATTGCAATCGAAGTCCATAGCCCATTGGTTCAAATTGCAGGTTGCAACCTTCAGCAGCCTCATCTTCTCTTCACCCAGCAAAGACTTTGCgaacaaaaaaatccaaactttGCTGTAAAGTCTGCAACTTTGATCAAACTAAGAAGAAATGCAATAGAAACCCAAGTGTTTTTGCTCACCGGAGAAAGTCTGTGAGAGCTTTAGCGatgttgtgtttttggccgTGTGTTTGGAATCTTGGATTTTCCAAGAATTCGGTTGTGTTTTTCTAGTTCCCGGAGCCCGGGAGAGGGTGTGGGCGGGTCAAAGGCGTGGCGGGTCTGACACGCTCCGCTGACGTGGAAGAACGATTGGACGCGTGTCGTGTGTCGTGTCGCCTGGGgtcatttgaaaaaaaattgttaactACAAACCAAGATTCATGACCAAAACAAAGACAAATGGAGAAGCCAAGGCAAATACTGGGAGAACCCGTTTGAAAAATACTGAGAAGTAGATCAAAAAGTTATATAAGAATACAAAGGATCCCTTTATCATCTTTCATTCTTTCCTGCCACAATAATCACCGTTCCGGTTGGCTTCTTTGTCATGATATATGGTAATAAAAAGGCTTAAAACTTTGGAACAAGAATTACTCAATCATAAA contains these protein-coding regions:
- the LOC112180949 gene encoding glutamine-dependent NAD(+) synthetase yields the protein MRLLKVATCNLNQWAMDFDCNIKNIKESIAKAKEAGAVIRLGPELEITGYGCEDHFLELDTVTHAWECLKELLVGDWTDGILCSFGMPVIKGSERYNCQILCMNRKIIMIRPKMWLANDGNYRELRWFTAWKQNDQLVEFQLPGDVSKALSQESVPFGYGFIQFRDTAVAAEVCEELFTPVPPHAELALNGVEVFLNASGSHHQLRKLDIRLRAFIGATHTRGGVYIYSNQQGCDGGRLYYDGCASVVVNGDLVAQGSQFSLNDVEVVIAQIDLEAVASLRGSISSFQEQASCKNRVPSVQAPYNLCQSFNLKMCLSSPLKIKYHSPEEEIAFGPACWLWDYLRRSGASGFLLPLSGGADSSSVAAIVGCMCQLVVKDIANGDEQVKADAIRIGQYTDGQYPTDSREFARRVFYTVFMGSENSSESTKSRAKVLADEIGAWHLDISIDGVISALLTLFQAVTGKRPRYKIDGGSNAENLGLQNIQARIRMVLAFMFASLLPWVHNKPGFYLVLGSSNVDEGLRGYLTKYDCSSADINPIGSISKQDLRAFLRWAATHLGYASLADIEAAPPTAELEPIRSNYSQLDEVDMGMTYEELSVYGRLRKIFRCGPLSMFKNLCYRWGAKLTPQEVAEKVKHFFKYYSINRHKMTTLTPSYHAESYSPEDNRFDLRQFLYNVRWPYQFRKIDELVKELDGDRVHLGESSDLGDASHGGGMGVVAAGSGNPNVGL